The following coding sequences lie in one Thermomicrobium sp. 4228-Ro genomic window:
- a CDS encoding DUF2298 domain-containing protein, which yields MTKQLEVEVSRKVQDLENWGRSPAWVLGALVVLAVALAFRLYGIGWDSGFLLHPDERFQLIVAVDRIREPGSFDELVSVSTSPWNPRRVGVDGRPQAFAYGALPLYVLETVGWLYDHGRVAFGLRTPPEDVYRQLAFRGRLLTALVDVIGIAIAMRLSSHLRGRAAALLTGAVLAGSVLAIQQAHFFVVDPWAATFGMATLYGCFRLACEGTQRWAVLTGLAFAAALASKASLWSLVVPIALAIGWRGYQVYAGGGYPSLLRAVLSATPWPVVAGTTVVAFAAFEPYSLADPAPMVRDLIREWQISRGALDVPYTRQYVGTVPVVYQIVQLARWGMGPVFAFLAAGATVSALVIVLRGMTASRSKVSRLRLTAEGNAFIVRSLLVSWIIAYILTTWLSETKYLRYSLPLLAPWAILVSDWLLGSWSATKRRTARSVRIVLIALLLIQVFAWAFAFSSIYRQEHTRIRASEWIYAHIPAGATLGVEHWDDRLPLPLQGIVPDQRYRFVSLNWYDDRTPEEALAYLREQLAAVDYIVLSSDRLAGSIPRLPWRYPVTSEYYRLLDSGALGFQLVYEGKLEAHLGPLRLDDYAADESFTVYDHPRVRIYQKVRNLTDEELRSLFAWALQQPYAPQRERPVVYKELLGAPADTIVPARDLGWAERWLTTDGVAIAWWALILIVLAAVGVPITVYFAPSFPDRGIGLARLLALLLVGYPVWLLASWHVLPFELPTILVSLAVVGIVSWWFGWRSFRAPGWQRHRSALVVSEVAFWSAFGIFLFLRWLYPDLWHPYFGGEKPMELAFTNAIARSRWMPPYDPWFADGVQNYYYYGFFLVALLWKLGGILPDRAFQLTLATFAGLVASVVASLGMELARRVLGTTSQRDRWIVLSAAGSVWWVLFAGNLDPLLQVIAKRSLAIDFWQSSRVVAHAITEFPYFSFLYADLHPHVLALPVWLGAVALLVAIHDADRIAWPKRVLGWVALVFWAGTAAVINSWDLPLASALVVLGTFVLLRPRSFRALLVLVALAGLGILSMRALYWPFYDRFVSPVTAIRPTNAGSAIVELAVHFGLLLALPIVALLLTTPPARRGTARVAALAALATAIGYGLGSMARVLAQDSFVFSVFGIWSIALPLFAFVAFAFGLQLVGLDARSPETMAYGVLLGLATGALGAWRPTASLVLVIAVLAGTWLLGAWRRAEAPVVALAVLGLATILAAELFLVVDDLFGSTWERMNTVFKFFHEAWPLLAISGWGAIVWAWTHRPRWSGFPRFASVLVAVVFVCSSLYVLLGTPQRLALRLPSTPTPGGLDGYAWMLGGQYANSVGETIETSEDYAVILWLRTHVRGNPVILEASIGPYRGNGSRISSATGLPTVLGWDRHERQQRTLVAPEATGAQFVSPLGDAVDRRLVEVRELYNTTDLEKKRELLARYRVRYVIVGAVERSWRIQAGFAGASVPNELYASPEGLAAFAALEGTTLQRVAQFGNTVIYEVSHGDGE from the coding sequence ATGACGAAGCAGCTCGAAGTCGAGGTATCTCGAAAGGTGCAAGACCTAGAGAACTGGGGCCGGAGCCCGGCTTGGGTTCTCGGTGCGTTGGTCGTCCTCGCCGTCGCGCTGGCCTTCCGCCTGTACGGCATCGGGTGGGATAGTGGGTTTCTCCTGCACCCAGACGAACGGTTCCAGCTGATCGTCGCGGTGGATCGCATCCGAGAGCCTGGCTCCTTCGACGAACTCGTTTCGGTTTCGACAAGTCCCTGGAACCCGCGACGTGTCGGTGTGGATGGTCGACCGCAGGCGTTCGCGTATGGCGCGCTTCCGCTCTACGTTCTCGAGACGGTTGGCTGGTTGTACGACCACGGACGCGTCGCGTTCGGTCTTCGTACTCCTCCGGAAGACGTCTATCGACAGCTCGCATTCCGCGGACGCCTACTGACGGCACTGGTCGACGTCATCGGTATCGCGATCGCGATGCGTCTGTCCTCTCACCTCCGCGGGCGTGCTGCTGCCCTCCTGACTGGAGCAGTACTGGCCGGAAGCGTGCTCGCGATCCAGCAGGCACATTTCTTCGTGGTCGACCCCTGGGCGGCGACATTCGGCATGGCCACTCTCTACGGCTGTTTTCGCTTGGCGTGCGAGGGAACGCAGCGCTGGGCCGTGCTCACCGGTTTGGCATTCGCTGCTGCGCTGGCCAGTAAAGCCAGTCTGTGGTCGCTCGTGGTGCCGATCGCCCTGGCGATCGGTTGGCGCGGGTATCAGGTGTACGCGGGCGGCGGGTATCCTTCGCTTCTGAGGGCAGTTCTCTCCGCCACCCCTTGGCCCGTTGTCGCCGGCACGACTGTCGTCGCTTTCGCCGCCTTCGAACCCTACAGCCTCGCCGATCCTGCACCGATGGTGCGTGACCTCATTCGTGAATGGCAGATCTCGCGTGGTGCACTCGATGTTCCCTACACGCGGCAGTACGTGGGAACGGTGCCGGTCGTCTACCAGATCGTCCAGCTCGCGCGCTGGGGGATGGGACCGGTCTTCGCCTTCCTGGCCGCGGGAGCAACGGTCAGCGCGCTGGTCATTGTCCTGCGCGGGATGACAGCGAGTCGCTCGAAGGTTAGTCGATTGCGACTGACAGCCGAAGGGAACGCGTTCATCGTCCGTTCGTTACTCGTCTCCTGGATCATTGCCTACATCCTCACGACCTGGCTGAGCGAGACGAAGTACCTCCGCTATTCGCTACCGCTCCTCGCACCATGGGCAATCCTGGTGAGCGACTGGCTGCTCGGTTCGTGGTCCGCAACCAAGCGTCGAACAGCGCGGAGTGTTCGCATCGTTCTGATCGCGCTTCTGCTCATCCAGGTGTTCGCCTGGGCGTTCGCCTTCAGCTCGATCTACCGGCAAGAGCATACGCGGATTCGTGCATCGGAGTGGATCTACGCGCATATTCCGGCTGGGGCGACGCTGGGGGTGGAGCATTGGGACGATCGGCTACCGTTGCCACTCCAGGGAATAGTTCCCGATCAGCGCTATCGGTTCGTCAGTCTCAACTGGTACGATGACCGCACGCCGGAGGAAGCACTGGCTTACCTTCGCGAGCAGCTCGCGGCGGTCGACTATATCGTCCTGTCATCGGATCGTCTGGCTGGGTCGATCCCTCGCTTGCCGTGGCGCTATCCCGTAACGAGCGAGTACTACCGCTTACTCGACAGCGGAGCGCTCGGTTTCCAACTCGTGTACGAAGGTAAGCTCGAGGCTCACCTCGGTCCGCTGCGTCTGGACGATTACGCGGCTGACGAGAGTTTCACCGTCTACGATCATCCACGCGTCCGAATATACCAGAAAGTTCGTAATCTCACCGACGAAGAACTCCGCTCGCTCTTCGCCTGGGCGCTCCAGCAGCCGTACGCACCGCAACGGGAGCGTCCGGTGGTCTACAAAGAGCTCCTGGGGGCACCGGCTGATACCATCGTCCCGGCGCGTGACCTCGGTTGGGCGGAGCGGTGGCTGACTACTGACGGAGTTGCCATCGCGTGGTGGGCACTCATCCTGATCGTTCTCGCGGCCGTCGGGGTGCCGATTACGGTCTACTTTGCTCCATCCTTTCCGGATCGTGGAATCGGGCTCGCACGACTCCTCGCTCTGTTGCTCGTTGGTTACCCGGTGTGGTTACTGGCGAGCTGGCATGTCCTTCCTTTCGAGCTCCCGACGATCCTCGTTTCCTTGGCCGTCGTCGGCATCGTGTCGTGGTGGTTCGGCTGGCGCTCGTTCCGTGCTCCTGGCTGGCAGCGGCACCGATCGGCGCTGGTTGTGAGCGAAGTCGCGTTTTGGTCCGCATTCGGCATCTTTCTCTTCTTGCGCTGGCTGTATCCGGACCTGTGGCACCCCTACTTCGGGGGTGAGAAACCGATGGAACTCGCCTTCACGAATGCGATCGCGCGGAGCCGCTGGATGCCTCCCTATGATCCATGGTTCGCGGACGGTGTGCAGAACTATTACTACTACGGCTTTTTCCTCGTCGCCTTGCTGTGGAAACTGGGCGGAATCCTGCCTGATCGAGCGTTCCAGTTGACTCTGGCGACGTTTGCAGGACTCGTAGCGAGTGTCGTTGCGTCCCTCGGCATGGAACTGGCACGGCGCGTCCTCGGAACGACGTCGCAGAGAGACCGCTGGATAGTGCTCAGCGCGGCCGGCTCGGTTTGGTGGGTACTGTTTGCAGGGAATCTGGACCCGTTACTGCAGGTCATCGCGAAGCGGTCGCTCGCGATCGACTTCTGGCAGAGTTCTCGTGTCGTCGCCCATGCGATAACCGAATTCCCGTACTTTTCCTTCCTCTACGCTGACCTTCACCCTCATGTCCTGGCCTTGCCGGTCTGGCTCGGAGCCGTGGCGCTCCTGGTCGCGATTCACGACGCTGACAGGATCGCGTGGCCGAAACGTGTGCTCGGATGGGTCGCGCTCGTCTTTTGGGCCGGGACTGCGGCAGTGATCAACAGCTGGGATCTTCCCCTCGCCAGTGCGCTCGTCGTGCTCGGTACGTTCGTGCTGCTCCGACCACGGTCGTTCCGAGCCCTGCTCGTCCTCGTAGCGCTGGCCGGCCTCGGCATCCTCAGCATGCGAGCCCTTTACTGGCCCTTCTACGATCGTTTCGTCAGTCCGGTCACAGCGATTCGACCGACGAACGCCGGCAGTGCGATCGTCGAGCTAGCGGTGCACTTCGGCCTCTTGCTGGCCTTACCGATCGTCGCGTTGCTTCTGACAACTCCGCCCGCCCGCCGGGGTACCGCACGGGTCGCAGCTCTCGCTGCACTGGCTACGGCGATCGGCTACGGTTTAGGGAGCATGGCACGCGTACTCGCGCAGGACTCGTTTGTCTTTTCGGTGTTCGGTATCTGGTCGATCGCCCTTCCGCTCTTCGCTTTCGTGGCTTTCGCCTTCGGTCTCCAACTCGTCGGTCTGGATGCACGTTCTCCCGAAACCATGGCCTACGGGGTACTTCTCGGACTCGCCACCGGTGCGCTGGGTGCATGGCGACCGACCGCGAGCCTCGTCCTCGTCATAGCCGTTCTCGCGGGAACCTGGCTTCTCGGTGCCTGGCGCCGCGCCGAAGCTCCAGTCGTCGCTCTCGCGGTACTCGGTCTCGCTACCATCCTCGCGGCTGAGCTGTTTCTCGTCGTCGACGACCTCTTCGGATCTACTTGGGAACGCATGAATACGGTGTTCAAGTTCTTCCACGAAGCCTGGCCCCTGCTGGCGATCAGCGGTTGGGGAGCGATCGTTTGGGCATGGACGCACCGGCCACGATGGAGCGGTTTCCCACGTTTCGCCAGCGTGCTGGTGGCCGTCGTCTTCGTGTGCAGTAGCTTGTATGTCCTTCTCGGCACTCCTCAGCGGTTGGCGTTGCGGCTGCCCTCGACACCGACACCAGGGGGACTGGACGGCTACGCTTGGATGCTCGGGGGGCAGTATGCCAACAGTGTTGGCGAGACGATCGAAACGAGCGAGGACTACGCGGTGATCCTGTGGTTACGGACCCATGTGCGAGGAAATCCGGTGATCCTCGAAGCATCGATCGGCCCGTACCGCGGCAATGGTTCGCGGATTTCCAGTGCGACGGGCCTCCCGACCGTTCTGGGATGGGATCGCCATGAACGCCAGCAACGTACGCTGGTCGCGCCGGAGGCGACGGGAGCGCAGTTCGTGTCGCCGCTCGGTGATGCGGTTGACCGACGTCTCGTCGAAGTCCGAGAACTGTACAACACGACCGACCTCGAGAAGAAGCGGGAGTTGCTCGCACGGTACCGCGTCCGCTACGTCATCGTGGGTGCAGTCGAGCGATCCTGGCGAATTCAAGCGGGGTTCGCCGGCGCCTCCGTACCCAACGAGTTATACGCGTCGCCGGAAGGGCTGGCCGCCTTCGCGGCACTCGAAGGTACGACGTTGCAGCGTGTCGCCCAGTTCGGCAACACGGTCATTTACGAAGTTTCGCACGGTGATGGGGAGTGA
- the fmt gene encoding methionyl-tRNA formyltransferase: MSQQYPAPLRIVFFGTPAFAVPSLERLASEPDLDVALVVTQPDRPAGRGRERRPSPVKQRAIALGLSVLQPETVRDPLLLSRLRDIAPAVGVVVAYGELIPKSLLDVPAHGFLNVHPSLLPKYRGASPIQAAILNGDSETGVTVIQLTPELDAGPIVRQVRVAIYPDDTAATLAERLAAVAAELLPETIRQWVAGTIVPTPQDERLASYTRPLTKEDGRIDWTRTAREIERHIRAMQPWPGAWTTISGRLLRIVRARVVDTDVGLPPGCLWPTRDALLVATGQRALALELVQPEGKRVMPGLDWWRGARLEAGSCFDA, encoded by the coding sequence ATGAGTCAGCAGTACCCTGCACCACTGCGGATCGTCTTCTTCGGGACGCCAGCGTTCGCTGTCCCCTCGTTGGAGCGTCTCGCCAGTGAGCCCGACCTCGACGTCGCGTTGGTGGTGACACAGCCGGATCGGCCAGCGGGTCGGGGACGCGAACGTCGCCCTTCACCGGTCAAACAGCGCGCGATCGCGCTGGGACTTTCGGTCCTGCAACCGGAAACTGTCCGCGACCCGCTGCTCCTCAGTCGCCTCCGCGACATCGCACCGGCTGTCGGCGTGGTCGTCGCTTACGGTGAGCTGATACCGAAGTCGCTCCTCGACGTTCCGGCGCATGGATTCCTGAACGTCCACCCCTCGTTACTCCCGAAATACCGCGGCGCGAGCCCGATCCAAGCTGCCATACTCAATGGTGATTCCGAGACGGGCGTGACGGTCATCCAACTCACACCAGAGCTCGATGCAGGGCCGATCGTGCGCCAGGTGCGGGTAGCGATTTACCCGGATGACACGGCAGCGACGCTCGCTGAACGCCTGGCTGCCGTGGCAGCCGAACTCTTGCCCGAGACGATCCGACAGTGGGTGGCAGGGACGATCGTTCCGACACCGCAGGATGAGCGGCTCGCGTCATACACGCGGCCACTCACCAAGGAAGACGGGAGGATCGATTGGACGCGCACAGCCAGAGAAATCGAGCGGCACATCCGAGCGATGCAGCCCTGGCCGGGAGCATGGACGACGATCTCCGGACGCTTGCTTCGCATCGTCCGCGCACGGGTCGTCGACACGGACGTTGGTCTTCCTCCCGGCTGTCTTTGGCCGACCCGTGACGCGCTGCTCGTCGCGACTGGTCAGCGAGCGCTGGCGCTCGAACTCGTGCAACCGGAGGGTAAGCGGGTCATGCCAGGACTGGACTGGTGGCGCGGCGCGCGCCTGGAAGCGGGGTCCTGCTTCGATGCCTGA
- a CDS encoding endonuclease V, which produces MPDHPRWLSGRPIPERIPLGELERLAELQRELASKVVECRLERMPQFVAGADVHLRNETAIAVAVLLELLEHPADENDTRPLALREVEYVAVRTRIGFPYIPGFLSFREAPVVIEAVRALARAPDLLVLDGQGRAHPRGCGLASHVGVLLDIPTIGAAKSRLYGRYREPANERGAWTPITADSTVIGAAVRTRVNTKPLIVSVGHRITLPEAIRWTLRLSRYRLPEPTRLAHRYAKEAVALLHE; this is translated from the coding sequence ATGCCTGATCACCCTCGGTGGCTGTCCGGTCGACCGATACCTGAACGGATTCCACTCGGTGAACTCGAGCGGCTCGCGGAGCTCCAGCGCGAACTCGCCTCGAAGGTTGTCGAGTGCCGCCTGGAACGGATGCCGCAGTTCGTCGCCGGAGCGGACGTGCACCTCCGAAACGAGACAGCCATCGCCGTCGCTGTTCTGCTCGAGCTGCTCGAACACCCCGCGGACGAGAACGATACGAGGCCCCTCGCTCTCCGGGAAGTCGAGTACGTGGCCGTTCGCACCCGCATCGGTTTCCCGTACATTCCCGGTTTTCTCAGCTTTCGCGAGGCTCCTGTGGTGATCGAGGCGGTCCGAGCTCTCGCGCGCGCACCGGACCTGCTGGTTCTCGATGGGCAAGGACGCGCTCATCCCCGCGGTTGCGGGCTCGCGAGTCACGTCGGCGTTCTCCTCGACATTCCCACGATCGGTGCGGCGAAGTCACGCTTGTACGGTCGTTACCGTGAGCCAGCGAACGAACGAGGAGCCTGGACTCCGATCACCGCTGACAGCACCGTGATCGGTGCGGCTGTCCGCACGCGCGTCAACACGAAACCGCTCATCGTGTCCGTGGGCCACCGGATCACGCTTCCGGAGGCGATCCGCTGGACGCTTCGGCTGAGTCGATACCGACTGCCGGAGCCGACACGTTTGGCGCATCGCTACGCGAAGGAAGCCGTTGCCCTGTTGCACGAATGA
- the pgeF gene encoding peptidoglycan editing factor PgeF has protein sequence MSAIPYRSRVLSQLGIPHGFTRRDLQLPAAGATSWNIGYELALQNRRIWWARLRIPLSATVFPYQVHGDRVALVTRADAGCGAEVPETAIPDTDALIACEPGLAVAVQCADCVPMLVYAPDLPAVAAIHAGWRGTVRSIAARVVTLLGELGQRSQRLSVVFGPSIGPCCYEVGEEVIDAWLSIAPGDPPGALVRYGSSVHFDLWTANRYLLERLGVPSNRIEVAGVCTRCRASEWFSYRAHGPRTGAQAAVIALPKEATEDDADE, from the coding sequence ATGTCGGCGATTCCGTATCGCAGTCGAGTGCTGAGCCAGCTCGGTATTCCTCACGGATTTACACGACGGGATCTCCAGCTTCCCGCCGCCGGCGCCACGAGCTGGAACATCGGTTACGAGCTCGCGCTCCAGAATCGCCGGATTTGGTGGGCGCGCCTTAGAATTCCGCTCTCAGCGACGGTCTTCCCGTATCAGGTTCATGGCGATCGCGTCGCACTTGTGACGAGAGCAGACGCTGGCTGTGGCGCCGAGGTGCCGGAGACCGCGATTCCGGACACCGATGCCTTGATCGCCTGCGAGCCAGGGTTGGCAGTAGCTGTTCAGTGCGCCGATTGCGTCCCCATGCTCGTCTATGCCCCGGATCTTCCTGCGGTCGCTGCGATTCACGCCGGATGGCGAGGGACCGTACGGTCGATCGCCGCCCGCGTCGTCACGCTTCTCGGCGAACTCGGCCAGCGTTCGCAGCGGTTATCGGTCGTGTTCGGTCCTTCTATCGGGCCCTGTTGCTACGAGGTCGGAGAAGAGGTCATCGACGCCTGGCTCAGCATCGCACCGGGAGACCCACCCGGGGCACTCGTCCGATACGGAAGCAGCGTCCATTTCGATCTGTGGACTGCGAACCGATATCTTCTTGAACGCCTCGGTGTTCCGAGCAATCGCATCGAAGTAGCCGGTGTCTGCACGCGTTGTCGTGCATCGGAGTGGTTTTCGTATCGCGCCCACGGGCCGCGGACCGGTGCCCAAGCGGCAGTCATCGCGCTCCCGAAGGAGGCGACCGAGGACGATGCTGACGAGTGA
- a CDS encoding YggS family pyridoxal phosphate-dependent enzyme, with protein MLTSEELATRIARVQQVITEAAERAGRDPRAVRIVAVTKGVERALVDLAYQLGLRIFGENRVQEAAQKFGETPLPEDAELHLIGHLQTNKARSAVRLFSMIHSVDRIPLVLELERRSERLNQRVPVLIQINVAREPQKHGCAPEEAPSLVQAILAAPQLELRGLMTIAPLTSHDEDIRQVFRMLRLLRDDLEQRFGIPLPELSMGMTNDFPIAVEEGATLVRIGRALFGERQDGDRLVR; from the coding sequence ATGCTGACGAGTGAGGAACTGGCAACGAGGATCGCACGAGTGCAACAGGTGATCACGGAAGCAGCCGAACGAGCAGGTCGCGACCCGAGGGCCGTCCGTATCGTTGCGGTGACCAAAGGTGTCGAGCGAGCGCTGGTGGACCTCGCATATCAGCTGGGACTACGGATCTTCGGCGAGAATCGCGTCCAAGAGGCCGCACAGAAGTTCGGAGAGACACCGTTGCCCGAAGATGCGGAACTGCATTTGATCGGCCACCTCCAGACGAACAAGGCTCGGTCGGCAGTCCGTCTGTTCTCGATGATTCATTCCGTCGATCGCATCCCGCTCGTTCTTGAACTGGAGCGCCGAAGCGAGCGCCTGAACCAGCGGGTTCCGGTGCTGATTCAGATCAATGTCGCTCGAGAACCGCAAAAGCACGGCTGTGCTCCCGAGGAGGCGCCGTCCCTCGTGCAGGCTATCCTTGCTGCACCGCAGTTGGAACTCCGCGGCTTGATGACGATCGCTCCGCTCACCTCCCATGACGAAGACATTCGACAGGTCTTCCGCATGCTGCGTCTGTTACGAGACGACCTGGAGCAACGGTTCGGCATCCCCTTACCCGAACTCTCCATGGGTATGACGAACGACTTCCCGATCGCTGTGGAAGAGGGAGCAACGCTGGTGCGGATCGGTCGAGCATTGTTCGGAGAACGCCAAGATGGAGATCGTCTCGTTCGGTAG
- a CDS encoding MBL fold metallo-hydrolase, whose translation MEIVSFGSSSRGNAFLFRTARTAVLVDAGFSPRFLRDCLLQCGIADHELSAILVTHEHVDHIRGLSGLLSWHSCPVLATTGTLRALQLDSVKRIVLRQEEWIEIGDLAFQAIPVPHDANEPIGLRIATSGADVAFFTDLGTLTLEVREALQRATFAIVEANHDRHLLEHGPYPPWLKRRIASRHGHLSNDEAAAAACLCGSQLQGLWLAHLSEENNRPELALACVRSRLFPHHDLPVTVLPARGFRRWSLENAATVE comes from the coding sequence ATGGAGATCGTCTCGTTCGGTAGCAGCAGCCGTGGAAATGCGTTTCTCTTTCGAACCGCTCGAACCGCTGTTCTGGTGGATGCTGGTTTTTCTCCGCGATTTCTCCGCGACTGCCTGCTGCAGTGCGGTATCGCTGATCATGAGCTTTCCGCGATTCTCGTGACGCATGAGCATGTTGACCACATCCGGGGACTTTCCGGATTGCTCAGCTGGCATTCCTGTCCCGTGCTCGCGACAACCGGTACACTACGAGCGCTCCAGCTGGACAGTGTCAAACGCATCGTGCTACGACAAGAGGAATGGATCGAAATCGGCGATCTCGCGTTCCAGGCGATTCCGGTACCCCATGACGCGAACGAGCCGATTGGGCTTCGCATCGCTACGAGCGGCGCCGACGTGGCCTTTTTCACCGATCTCGGGACTCTGACGCTGGAAGTACGCGAAGCTCTTCAGCGAGCGACGTTCGCGATCGTCGAAGCGAACCATGACCGTCATCTGCTCGAGCACGGTCCCTACCCACCTTGGCTCAAGCGCCGGATTGCCTCCCGTCATGGACATCTGAGTAACGACGAGGCAGCCGCCGCTGCCTGCCTGTGCGGTTCCCAACTCCAGGGACTTTGGCTCGCCCATCTCTCCGAAGAGAACAACCGACCGGAACTCGCGCTCGCCTGCGTACGGAGCCGCTTATTCCCGCACCATGACTTGCCCGTCACGGTCCTGCCAGCACGCGGCTTCCGCCGGTGGTCGCTGGAAAACGCTGCAACTGTGGAATGA
- a CDS encoding helix-turn-helix domain-containing protein yields the protein MDSQTLDYQRVIDEALRLLYSHHYRLMSRLLPRAVEQVQMSDEELMAELRASPLGRVLQRLAAVAQGKLSERRERILENIELVLQLLFWAPGAEDYSVPRSFWESELGRLLSQAKYRAYEPSELVSIGKAAQDLGVTRPTIYRWMDERKLEYVRDEHSGRTFIIRRDVEALRQQLQQSA from the coding sequence GTGGACTCCCAGACACTGGATTACCAGCGGGTCATCGACGAGGCGCTCCGACTCCTCTATTCTCACCATTATCGGCTCATGTCGCGCCTCCTACCCCGCGCGGTGGAACAGGTGCAGATGAGTGATGAAGAACTCATGGCCGAGCTGCGTGCGAGCCCGCTCGGACGGGTGCTGCAGCGTCTGGCTGCCGTCGCGCAAGGGAAATTGAGCGAGCGACGAGAGCGTATCCTCGAGAACATCGAGTTGGTCCTGCAGCTCTTGTTCTGGGCCCCCGGTGCTGAAGACTACTCGGTGCCACGAAGCTTTTGGGAAAGCGAACTCGGACGGCTCCTGTCTCAAGCGAAGTACCGCGCGTACGAGCCGAGCGAGCTCGTGAGCATCGGTAAAGCTGCGCAGGATCTCGGTGTCACACGCCCGACGATCTACCGGTGGATGGATGAGCGGAAACTCGAATACGTCCGAGACGAGCACTCTGGTCGGACGTTCATCATCCGGCGCGACGTGGAAGCACTTCGGCAACAACTGCAGCAATCAGCTTGA
- a CDS encoding CBS domain-containing protein, producing MAEELRVRALMTRDVVAISPTTSVGEIARLMWEHAISGVPVIDTDRRVVGIVTEFDLIAREASFNAPLYVPFLDAFFKLPGTGDETQLRKILATTAAEIMSSPAITIGPDETIEALATLMYRRRVNPVPVVDEEGRLIGIVSRSDLIWLMTLEERGELPKLLASRSDE from the coding sequence ATGGCTGAGGAGTTGCGGGTCCGGGCGCTCATGACACGCGATGTCGTCGCGATCAGTCCGACGACCTCTGTGGGCGAAATTGCCCGACTGATGTGGGAGCATGCGATTTCTGGTGTGCCGGTGATCGATACCGATCGACGGGTGGTCGGTATCGTGACGGAATTCGACTTGATCGCGCGGGAAGCCAGCTTCAACGCGCCGCTGTACGTTCCATTCCTGGACGCGTTCTTCAAACTTCCGGGTACCGGGGACGAGACGCAGCTCAGGAAGATCCTCGCGACGACGGCGGCGGAGATCATGTCCTCGCCAGCGATCACGATCGGTCCGGACGAGACGATCGAAGCGCTCGCGACCCTCATGTACCGTCGCCGTGTCAACCCAGTGCCGGTGGTGGACGAGGAAGGTCGGTTGATCGGTATCGTGTCGCGATCCGATCTCATCTGGCTCATGACGCTCGAGGAGCGTGGGGAACTTCCCAAGCTCCTCGCCAGTCGCTCGGATGAGTGA